A window of Rubricoccus marinus contains these coding sequences:
- the rpmI gene encoding 50S ribosomal protein L35 has translation MPKMKTNSGAKKRFKRTGTGRIKRMKAFTSHILTKKSPKRKRDLRDSTLVSKVDQKRMERLLAS, from the coding sequence ATGCCCAAGATGAAGACCAACAGCGGTGCCAAGAAGCGATTCAAGCGCACCGGGACGGGCCGCATCAAGCGGATGAAGGCCTTTACCAGCCACATTCTGACCAAGAAGTCGCCCAAGCGTAAGCGCGACCTCCGCGACAGCACGCTCGTCTCGAAGGTCGATCAGAAGCGCATGGAGCGGCTCCTCGCGTCCTAA
- the infC gene encoding translation initiation factor IF-3: MAPSFSHQPRSIIARRRRSKPQPRRREPQTPINDQIQAHTVRVIADGEGQVGVLPLAQAIEIAQNRGMDLVEISPNADPPVAKIMDFGKYRYEQQKKLKEQRKKQAKQGELKEIRFRPRTDDHDYDFKTKHAREFLEEGHKVKAWVQFRGRDIIYKDQGLDILERFTEDLADISKMDQAPTMEGRRMTMMLAPEKKKAGGSKPAPSSDED; encoded by the coding sequence GCTCCAAGCCGCAGCCCCGCCGCCGCGAGCCGCAGACCCCCATCAACGATCAGATCCAGGCCCACACCGTGCGCGTTATCGCCGACGGAGAGGGTCAGGTCGGTGTCTTGCCGCTCGCGCAGGCCATCGAGATCGCCCAGAACCGAGGCATGGACCTCGTCGAGATCTCGCCCAACGCGGATCCGCCCGTCGCCAAGATCATGGACTTCGGGAAGTACCGCTACGAGCAGCAGAAAAAGCTGAAGGAGCAGCGGAAAAAGCAGGCGAAGCAGGGCGAACTGAAGGAAATCCGCTTCCGTCCCCGTACGGACGACCACGACTACGATTTCAAGACCAAGCACGCGCGCGAGTTCTTGGAAGAGGGTCACAAGGTCAAGGCGTGGGTTCAGTTCCGCGGACGTGACATCATCTACAAGGACCAGGGCCTCGACATCCTGGAGCGGTTCACCGAGGACCTCGCGGACATCTCGAAGATGGACCAGGCCCCCACGATGGAGGGCCGCCGCATGACGATGATGCTCGCGCCGGAGAAGAAGAAAGCCGGAGGCAGCAAGCCCGCGCCCTCCTCCGACGAGGACTAG